The following proteins are encoded in a genomic region of Galbibacter sp. BG1:
- a CDS encoding PaaI family thioesterase: MNPDKEKILSIIRERCKNTLMETLNIEYIEMGDDYLVAKMPVTPKVHQPDGVLHGGAMVALAESVGSAASYLFLNTNEFFIRGIEISANHLKSIKEGWVFAKATFIHKGRTTQLWEIKITDEDKNLISLCKLTTIALPKNK; the protein is encoded by the coding sequence ATGAATCCTGATAAAGAAAAAATATTATCAATTATCCGCGAACGTTGTAAAAACACGTTAATGGAAACGCTGAATATTGAGTATATAGAGATGGGAGATGATTATTTGGTGGCTAAAATGCCTGTAACCCCAAAAGTGCATCAACCCGATGGTGTTTTACACGGTGGCGCCATGGTGGCGCTTGCAGAAAGTGTAGGCAGTGCAGCTTCTTATCTTTTCTTAAATACTAACGAATTTTTTATCCGTGGTATTGAAATCTCTGCCAATCACCTAAAAAGTATTAAAGAAGGGTGGGTTTTTGCCAAAGCGACTTTTATCCACAAGGGGCGCACCACGCAATTGTGGGAAATTAAAATTACCGATGAAGATAAAAATTTAATTTCCCTTTGTAAACTTACAACTATTGCGCTTCCAAAAAATAAGTAA
- a CDS encoding GNAT family N-acetyltransferase — translation MNIPTLENEIVKLEPLSLQNYKNLYAISSEKDLVQYSPSNISTLNALTDYVKKALHLAQQQQAIPFIVYDKRTNRYAGTTRYMNIDWNNKVLHIGATWIGRDFQGSGLNTSMKYMMLDYAFYKMNFEKVEFRIDERNLQSRRAVEKLGAKLEGLLRRNVYLLNGFKRNTCCYGILKEEWSDFRNKS, via the coding sequence ATGAATATCCCGACCTTGGAAAACGAAATTGTAAAACTGGAACCTCTGTCGCTCCAAAATTATAAGAATCTGTATGCAATTTCTTCAGAAAAAGATTTGGTTCAATATTCCCCTTCCAATATTTCCACACTAAACGCATTGACAGATTATGTAAAAAAAGCACTCCATCTTGCCCAACAGCAACAAGCCATCCCTTTTATAGTTTACGACAAACGTACAAATAGATATGCCGGTACAACCAGATATATGAATATTGATTGGAACAACAAGGTATTACATATTGGTGCAACGTGGATTGGGCGTGATTTTCAAGGAAGCGGACTTAATACCTCGATGAAATATATGATGTTGGATTATGCTTTTTATAAAATGAATTTTGAAAAAGTAGAATTCAGGATTGATGAAAGAAACTTGCAATCAAGGCGGGCGGTAGAAAAATTAGGAGCTAAATTGGAAGGTCTTTTGAGGCGTAATGTGTATTTATTAAACGGATTTAAAAGAAATACCTGTTGCTATGGTATTTTAAAGGAAGAATGGAGCGACTTTAGAAATAAGTCTTAG